In Bombus pascuorum chromosome 13, iyBomPasc1.1, whole genome shotgun sequence, a single genomic region encodes these proteins:
- the LOC132913614 gene encoding probable ATP-dependent RNA helicase DDX23: MAHDKKAVRRSRSRERDRERERERERRDRRRSRSRSKDRKKDRKRSRSRERSRERDRSREKDRDRSRERREFKDKSKDDKKRKPSPIFVIEDESKKENKTEPKKEEEETDEKPKPPPKKEPLSLEELLAKKKAEEEARAKPKFLTKEERATLALQKRQEEVEAIRKQQEDIRKSFHSENVGKDREWDERDRRRDGQRTREDEIKDKDKEKEVEAIKERYLGLVKKKRRVRRLNDRKFVFDWDTSEDTSVDYNSIYKERHQVQFFGRGNLAGIDIKAQKRDQSKFYGELLEKRRTEAEKEQEKMRLKKVKRKEEKQKWDDRHWSEKALHEMTERDWRIFREDYNITIKGGRIPDPIRSWKESGFPKEILDIIDKVGYKDLTPIQRQAIPIGLQNRDIIGVAETGSGKTLAFLIPLLLWITSLPKIERLEEADQGPYSIILAPTRELAQQIEEETNKFGQPLGIRTVVVVGGLSREEQGFRLRMGCEIVIATPGRLIDVLENRYLVLNQCTYIVLDEADRMIDMGFEPDVQKILEYMPVTNLKPDNEDAENEEKLLANYNTKKKYRQTVMFTATMPPAVERLARTYLRRPAVVYIGSVGKPTERTEQIVHIMGEADKRKKLMEILSRGVEPPVIIFVNQKKGADVLARGLEKLGYNACTLHGGKGQEQREYALASLKSGSKDILVATDVAGRGIDIKDVSMVINYDMAKTIEDYTHRIGRTGRAGKAGLAISFCTKDDSHLFYDLKQTILASPISTCPPELLNHPDAQHKPGTVVTKKRREEKIFA; encoded by the exons aTGGCCCATGATAAAAAAGCTGTAAGACGAAGTCGATCACGTGAACGAGATCGCGAACGTGAAAGAGAACGAGAACGTCGAGATAGAAGACGTTCAAGAAGTAGATCAAAGGATCGGAAAAAAGATAGGAAACGTTCAAGATCGCGTGAAAGATCAAGGGAAAGGGATAGATCACGTGAAAAAGATAGAGATAGATCAAGGGAACGGCGAGAATTTAAAGACAAATCAAAGGATGACAAAAAGCGTAAACCAAGTCCTATATTTGTCATAGAAGACGAAAGTAAGAAAGAGAACAAAACTGAACcaaagaaagaggaggaggaaACTGATGAAAAACCAAAGCCTCCTCCAAAGAAAGAACCATTGAGTTTAGAAGAATTATTAGCTAAGAAAAAGGCAGAAGAAGAAGCACGTGCTAAACCAAAATTTCTAACTAAAGAAGAACGTGCTACTCTAGCATTACAAAAACGACAAGAAGAAGTTGAAGCAATAAGAAAACAACAGGAGGATATACGTAAATCTTTTCATAGCGAAAATGTTGGGAAAGATAGGGAGTGGGATGAGAGAGacag ACGTAGAGATGGTCAGCGTACAAGAGAGGATGAAATTAAAGACaaggataaagaaaaagaagtagaAGCTATTAAGGAACGTTATTTAGGATTAGTGAAGAAAAAACGACGTGTTAGAAGATTAAATgacagaaaatttgtatttgacTGGGATACCTCAGAAGACACATCTGTTGACTacaatagtatatacaagGAAAGGCATCAGGTACAATTTTTTGGTAGAGGGAATCTTGCTGGAATAGATATTAAAGCACAAAAACGAGatcaaagtaaattttatgGAGAATTACTagagaaacgaagaacagAAGCTGAAAAGGAACAGGAAAA AATGCGATTAAAGAAAgtgaagagaaaagaagagaagcaaAAGTGGGATGACAGACATTGGTCAGAGAAAGCTCTTCACGAAATGACAGAAAGAGATTGGCGTATATTTAGAGAggattataatattacaataaaaggAGGACGTATACCTGATCCAATTAGATCATGGAAAGAATCAGGATTTCCAAAAGAAATTCTTGATATCATTGATAAAGTGGGATATAAAGATTTAACACCTATACAGAGACAAGCTATTCCCATAGGACTTCAGAATCGCGATATCATTGGAGTTGCTGAAACTGGATCTGGAAAAACGCTAgcatttttaattccattattGTTATGGATTACTAGTTTaccaaaaattgaaagattagAAGAAGCAGATCAAGGTCCTTACAGTATAATTTTAGCACCAACTCG TGAGTTGGCTCAACAAATTGAAGAAGAGACTAATAAATTTGGGCAACCATTGGGTATAAGAACAGTTGTAGTTGTAGGTGGTCTCTCAAGAGAAGAACAAGGATTCAGATTGAGAATGGGATGCGAG ATTGTTATAGCCACACCAGGACGATTAATTGATGTATTAGAAAATCGATATTTAGTTTTAAATCAGTGTACTTATATTGTATTGGATGAAGCTGATAGAATGATAGATATGGGTTTTGAGCCAG ATGTCCAAAAAATTCTGGAATATATGCCAGTTACAAATCTAAAACCAGACAACGAAGACgctgaaaatgaagaaaaactTTTAGCTAATTAcaatacaaagaaaaaatatagacaa ACTGTTATGTTTACAGCAACAATGCCACCTGCAGTAGAACGATTAGCTAGAACGTATTTAAGGCGACCTGCTGTTGTATACATAGGCAGTGTAGGAAAACCAACAGAAAGAACAGAACAAATTGTACATATAATGGGTGAAGCTGATAAGCGCaagaaattaatggaaatacTTAGCAGAGGAGTTGAACCACCAGTCATCATATTCGTTAATCAAAAGAAAGGAGCTGATGTTCTTGCAAGAGGTTTAGAGAAACTGGGC tATAATGCTTGCACTCTTCATGGTGGTAAAGGACAAGAACAAAGAGAGTATGCACTTGCTTCTCTGAAAAGTGGTAGTAAAGATATTTTGGTTGCCACTGATGTGGCAGGTCGTGGTATTGATATTAAAGATGTGTCTATGGTCATTAATTATGATATGGCTAAGACTATAGAAg ACTACACGCATCGTATTGGTAGAACTGGACGTGCTGGAAAAGCTGGTCTTGCCATTTCATTCTGTACCAAAGACGATAGTCATCTGTTCTACGATCTGAAGCAAACTATTCTTGCAAGTCCTATATCTACTTGTCCACCTGAATTACTAAATCATCCAGATGCTCAACATAAACCTGGAACTGTGGTTACAAAAAAACGTCgggaagagaaaatatttgcctaa
- the LOC132913616 gene encoding prostatic acid phosphatase-like isoform X1 — protein MIVFKLFLFLSVICLTLELPTPVENVETSNDEDNKDIESDTLRLVTVVMRHGDRAPQDTYPNDPHINNSMEPYGWGQLTNEGRRNQYNQGVFLRKQYNNFLGPVYNPNIFYLQSTAVDRTKMSAMLEAAALWKPTEKQSFKCDLAWQPVTLFYQPRSEDRLMLIWDTCPKYTKLRHTITNLSEVQRIQDENKQLYEELTNLTGMVISTPGDVSSLYGTLTAEKHMNLTLPKWTKDYYPDKLIPLTLYDFQLNVYNDDLKKLKGGPFLKKIVTDMLAKKNNILEPEERKMFMYVGHDSTIVTLMDLMHVWNNQIPHYNIMVMIELHEKNGEWNVQMFLKNSTEYKPYPLNVPGCTTVCPLEKFVQILKPMIPDNWDEECKVNEDYTPPPAPLP, from the exons ATGATTGTTTTTAAACTCTTTCTTTTCCTGAGTGTTATCTGCTTAACTTTAg AATTGCCTACACCAGTTGAAAACGTTGAGACAAGTAATGATGAAGAtaataaagatattgaaaGTGATACCCTTCGACTAGTAACAgtg GTAATGAGGCACGGAGACAGAGCACCACAAGACACTTATCCAAATGATCctcatataaataattccatgGAGCCTTATGGTTGGGGTCAATTAACAAAT gaaggaagaagaaatcaATACAATCAAGGTGTTTTCTTAAGGAAACagtacaataattttttaggtCCAGTTTATAACCCTAACATATTTTACTTGCAATCCACTGCTGTTGACCGTACAAAAATGTCTGCCATGTTAGAAGCAGCAGCTTTGTGGAAACCAACTGAGAAACAGTCTTTTAAATGTGATTTAGCTTGGCAACCTGTTACCTTATTTTACCAACCACGTTCAGAAGATAGG ttaatGTTAATATGGGATACATGTccaaaatatactaaattacgacatacaattacgaactTGTCAGAAGTTCAACGAATTCAAGAcgaaaataaacaactttaCGAAGAATTAACGAATTTAACGGGTATGGTGATTTCAACTCCTGGTGATGTGAGTTCACTTTACGGAACATTAACAGCAGAG AAACATATGAACTTGACTCTTCCTAAGTGGACTAAAGATTATTATCCTGATAAACTAATACCACTTACATTATACGATTTTCAACTTAATGTGTATAATGATGATCTTAAGAAACTTAAAGGAGGACCTTTTCTAAAAAAGATTGTTACCGATATGTTAgcgaaaaaaaataatattttggaacctgaagaaagaaaaatgtttatgtatGTTGGTCATGACAGTACTATTGTAACTTTAATGGATCTTATGCATGTATGGAACAATCAAATCccacattataatattatggtAATGATTGAGCTGCATGAAAAAAACGGTGAATGGAATGTTCAG ATGTTCTTAAAAAATAGCACTGAATATAAACCATATCCTCTGAATGTTCCTGGATGTACAACAGTATGTCCTCTTGAAAAGTTCGTACAGATTTTAAAACCAATGATTCCAGATAATTGGGATGAAGAGTGTAAAGTCAATGAAGACTATACTCCTCCACCTGCCCCGCTTCCTTGA
- the LOC132913617 gene encoding snRNA-activating protein complex subunit 1 isoform X1 → MEAIAVVIMQVVLPRSEMATNKSLFMNGFKEDCEQLITRFERADNIRFETFCDIWKAMKFSLVFVGRPSFLELLEFCEEALHICKQFILLPPRFKERIGGLYLLYGVYFKMPIDQFRIKIKLDDWKSILELHAEIKEAEHLDANYILCKLIASNAFHFCLFDSEYGMEKPYIVKNSQCFNPYSILPTLKDLSDKNQILSKINELSKAYEQKKEASKLINLSDASLKLFNSNIAQEIINDIQEFEEQRRDQQKNTIDFEKPSCSTLKGQSSNEHTKFQLRGPAKRKMRPLIDGIEPESESEEGEVLESDDSYSELPIDS, encoded by the exons ATGGAGGCAATAGCAGTGGTCATAATGCAAG ttGTGTTACCAAGATCTGAAATGGCAACAAACAAATCATTGTTTATGAACGGCTTCAAAGAAGACTGCGAACAATTAATTACTCGGTTTGAACGTGCAGATAACATTAGATTTGAAACTTTTTGCGATATCTGGAAAGCAATGAAGTTTTCACTGGTCTTTGT GGGCCGTCCATCCTTTTTGGAGCTATTAGAATTTTGCGAAGAAgcattacatatatgtaaacaatttattcTTCTACCCCCTCGTTTTAAAGAACGTATTGGAggattatatcttttatatggaGTATACTTCAAAATGCCAATAGATcaatttagaattaaaattaaactagATGATTGGAAAAGTATTCTGGAACTTCatgcagaaataaaagaagcagAACATTTAGATGCTAATTATATATTGTGTAAACTAATTGCAAGTAATGCATTTCATTTCTGTCTTTTTGATTCAGAG TATGGTATGGAAAAACCATATATCGTAAAGAATTCACAGTGTTTTAATCCATATTCTATATTACCAACACTAAAAGATTTAAGTGACAAGAATCAAATATTGTCAAAAATTAATGAACTTAGTAAAGCTTATGAACAGAAAAAAGAAgcatcaaaattaataaatctatcAGATGctagtttaaaattattcaattcaaATATAGCACAGGAAATCATTAATGATATTCAAGAGTTTGAAGAACAGAGAAGGGATCaacagaaaaatacaattgatTTTGAAAAACCATCTTGTTCTACTTTAAAAGGACAATCTTCAAACGAgcatacaaaatttcaatt AAGAGGGCCTGCCAAACGCAAAATGCGACCATTAATTGATGGTATTGAACCTGAAAGTGAATCTGAAGAAGGTGAAGTATTAGAAAGTGATGATTCATATTCTGAGTTACCAATAGATTCATAA
- the LOC132913586 gene encoding uncharacterized protein LOC132913586, with protein MFERTKQRKRNVNQNIPLKFKYIFKENESSKTEEDKLKCYARYKRKTFKIKVTYASVFVKLRIIRNVEDVISLKGPGLVDTKTASAVDRINEGSQTAVSKPRKSRRKKPKNATANSKAKAMSTPCGEYRKEIQKCNVQAGTQVINQQPCSIPTIQNQTTSAAPMRPRSVYTAHSYHAQTDETNFQRYSEFPKYFEAPPSEQWGGLAGTTAFSNSTALWRQPRNSKTIAPYYEETCLYAENWREHDTDAAIVATPHGTISLRLHNRIRVDMTIDRAVRVINFKNNIVLSLSGSGAAAALLHPNGRIYQYGSRVEILAHDAHGNNKYAKMWYKGVSFTSEQCALVYLVDTAGTRTTTDSFSDMGQDFSLSVFYSRSRHGAACLQEAAAALSAAQYWLTNEGVENWIINNVRVSQTPDGLVRIARNSNKYQLRTSPSNGTASLTTPFLHCTASLGQTSHLFVRRGERRMHYDGTSFIVRNAGHSAGFDDNNQLKVY; from the exons ATGTTTGAGAGaacgaaacaaagaaagagaaatgttAATCAGAATATTCCTTTAAagtttaaatacattttcaaagaaaatgaaagttcAAAGACTgaagaagataaattaaaatgttatgcTCGTTATAAAAGGA AAACCTTTAAAATCAAAGTTACGTATGCAAGCGTCTTCGTGAAGTTAAGAATCATCAGAAACGTCGAAGACGTGATCTCACTGAAAGGACCTGGACTTGTAGATACGAAAACCGCTTCAGCCGTGGATCGCATAAACGAGGGTAGTCAAACGGCGGTGTCGAAACCCCGGAAATCCCGTCGCAAGAAGCCAAAAAACGCTACAGCCAATTCCAAG GCAAAAGCTATGTCAACTCCTTGCGGCGAATATCGAAAGGAGATCCAAAAGTGTAATGTCCAAGCTGGAACACAAGTGATAAATCAACAACCATGTTCCATACCAACAATTCAAAATCAAACTACCTCGGCGGCACCGATGCGACCTAGATCTGTCTATACGGCACATAGTTATCACGCACAGACAGATGAAACTAATTTCCAG CGATACAGTGAATTTCCCAAGTACTTTGAAGCACCACCGTCGGAGCAATGGGGTGGATTAGCCGGTACAACAGCATTTTCTAATTCAACAGCACTTTGGCGACAACCACGAAATTCTAAAACCATTGCACCATATTATGAAGAGACGTGTCTCTACGCAGAAAACTGGAGAGAACATGATACTGATGCTGCTATTGTAGCTACACCGCATGGAACAATTTCATTGAGACTTCACAACAGAATTCGGGTTGATATGACGATCGATCGTGCAGTtagagtaattaattttaag AATAATATTGTACTATCGTTGAGCGGTTCTGGAGCGGCTGCGGCATTACTCCATCCAAATGGAAGAATATATCAGTATGGATCAAGAGTCGAAATCCTGGCCCATGACGCCCATGGCAATAACAA ATACGCGAAGATGTGGTATAAAGGGGTGAGCTTCACTTCAGAGCAGTGTGCTCTAGTTTATTTAGTTGATACGGCGGGGACAAGAACAACTACGGATTCATTTTCAGATATGGGTCAG GACTTTTCCCTTAGTGTTTTTTATTCTCGTTCTCGACATGGTGCAGCATGCTTACAAGAAGCTGCAGCAGCTTTAAGTGCTGCTCAATACTGGTTAACTAATGAGGGTGTAGAAAATTGGATCATTAATAATGTTAGAGTTTCACAAACACCTGATGGTCTCGTCAG gaTTGCACGAAATAGTAACAAATACCAATTACGAACATCGCCTAGTAATGGAACAGCTTCATTAACAACACCATTTTTACATTGTACGGCATCTCTTGGTCAAACTTCCCATCTTTTTGTGCGTCGTGGTGAACGACGTATGCATTATGATGGAACTAGTTTTATTGTACGAAATGCGGGTCACAGTGCTGGATTCGATGATAACAATCaattgaaagtttattaa
- the LOC132913617 gene encoding snRNA-activating protein complex subunit 1 isoform X2, with protein sequence MEAIAVVIMQVVLPRSEMATNKSLFMNGFKEDCEQLITRFERADNIRFETFCDIWKAMKFSLVFVGRPSFLELLEFCEEALHICKQFILLPPRFKERIGGLYLLYGVYFKMPIDQFRIKIKLDDWKSILELHAEIKEAEHLDANYILCKLIASNAFHFCLFDSEYGMEKPYIVKNSQCFNPYSILPTLKDLSDKNQILSKINELSKAYEQKKEASKLINLSDASLKLFNSNIAQEIINDIQEFEEQRRDQQKNTIDFEKPSCSTLKGQSSNEHTKFQLGPAKRKMRPLIDGIEPESESEEGEVLESDDSYSELPIDS encoded by the exons ATGGAGGCAATAGCAGTGGTCATAATGCAAG ttGTGTTACCAAGATCTGAAATGGCAACAAACAAATCATTGTTTATGAACGGCTTCAAAGAAGACTGCGAACAATTAATTACTCGGTTTGAACGTGCAGATAACATTAGATTTGAAACTTTTTGCGATATCTGGAAAGCAATGAAGTTTTCACTGGTCTTTGT GGGCCGTCCATCCTTTTTGGAGCTATTAGAATTTTGCGAAGAAgcattacatatatgtaaacaatttattcTTCTACCCCCTCGTTTTAAAGAACGTATTGGAggattatatcttttatatggaGTATACTTCAAAATGCCAATAGATcaatttagaattaaaattaaactagATGATTGGAAAAGTATTCTGGAACTTCatgcagaaataaaagaagcagAACATTTAGATGCTAATTATATATTGTGTAAACTAATTGCAAGTAATGCATTTCATTTCTGTCTTTTTGATTCAGAG TATGGTATGGAAAAACCATATATCGTAAAGAATTCACAGTGTTTTAATCCATATTCTATATTACCAACACTAAAAGATTTAAGTGACAAGAATCAAATATTGTCAAAAATTAATGAACTTAGTAAAGCTTATGAACAGAAAAAAGAAgcatcaaaattaataaatctatcAGATGctagtttaaaattattcaattcaaATATAGCACAGGAAATCATTAATGATATTCAAGAGTTTGAAGAACAGAGAAGGGATCaacagaaaaatacaattgatTTTGAAAAACCATCTTGTTCTACTTTAAAAGGACAATCTTCAAACGAgcatacaaaatttcaatt AGGGCCTGCCAAACGCAAAATGCGACCATTAATTGATGGTATTGAACCTGAAAGTGAATCTGAAGAAGGTGAAGTATTAGAAAGTGATGATTCATATTCTGAGTTACCAATAGATTCATAA
- the LOC132913354 gene encoding aspartate--tRNA ligase, cytoplasmic yields the protein MKEDKRANLTTDSDELSKKALKKQQREAEKAAKKAERKAQIQVQQGAVQEEDISVGKYGEIGLIQSKEKHTERKFTDVKNLNPNLENQTIWLRGRLHTSRAKGKQCFIVLRQQSYTIQGLVAVNEKVSKQMIKFISNITKESIVDIEAVVKCVPSQIESCTQKDVEVHIEKVFVISVAKPQLPLQIEDASRSVGEADDNALNIKVNQDTRLDNRVLDLRTPANQAIYRIEAGVCKLFRDILTSKGFVEIHTPKIISAASEGGANVFTVSYFKGNAYLAQSPQLYKQMAIAADFDKVFTTGAVFRAEDSNTHRHLTEFVGLDLEMAFKYHYHEVVDTIGQLFVEMFKGLRDNYAAEIEAVRQQYNIEPFKFLDPPLKLEFKDAIELLAEAGVTLGEEDDLSTPDEKLLGKLVKAKYDTDFYILDNYPLAVRPFYTMPDPNNPKASNSYDMFMRGEEIMSGAQRIHDPELLTERAKHHEIDIEKIRSYIDAFKYGCPPHAGGGIGLERVVMLYLGLDNIRKVSMFPRDPKRITP from the exons caAGTACAACAAGGTGCAGTTCAGGAAGAGGATATATCAGTTGGGAAATATGGAGAAATAGGATTGATACAGAGTAAAGAAAAACACACAGAAAGGAAATTTACTgatgttaaaaatttgaatccCAATTTAGAAAATCAAACTATATGGTTAAGGGGACGTTTACATACTAGTCGTGCTAAAG GTAAACAGTGTTTTATCGTTCTAAGACAGCAATCTTATACAATACAAGGTTTAGTTGCAGTCAATGAAAAAGTCAGCAAAcaaatgattaaatttatatccAA cATTACCAAAGAATCTATTGTGGATATAGAAGCAGTTGTAAAATGTGTTCCTTCCCAAATTGAGTCATGTACTCAAAAAGATGTTGAAGTTCACATTGAAAAAGTTTTTGTAATAAGTGTTGCAAAACCACAATTGCCTTTACAAATTGAAGATGCTTCAAGATCTGTAGGGGAAGCCGATGATAATGCTTTGAACATAAAAGTGAATCAAGATACTAGACTAGATAACAGAGTCTTGGATCTAAGGACTCCTGCTAATCAGGCTATATATAGAATAGAAGCAGGTGTCTGTAAATTATTCAGAGATATACTTACAAGTAAA GGATTTGTTGAAATTCATACACCAAAAATTATATCTGCTGCAAGTGAAGGTGGTGCAAATGTGTTCACAGTATCATATTTTAAAGGAAATGCTTATTTAGCACAGTCTCCACAACTTTATAAACAAATGGCAATAGCTGCTGACTTTGATAAAGTTTTTACAACAGGAGCAg TTTTTAGAGCTGAAGATTCAAATACTCATAGACATTTGACAGAATTCGTCGGTCTCGATTTAGAAATGGcatttaaataccattatcACGAAGTAGTTGATACTATTGGACAGTTATTTGTAGAGATGTTTAAAGGTCTTCGTGACAA ttACGCTGCCGAAATCGAGGCTGTACGTCAGCAGTATAATATCGAaccatttaaatttttagatcCGCCtttgaaattagaatttaagGATGCTATTGAATTATTAGCGGAAGCTGGTGTAACTTTGGGCGAAGAAGACGATTTATCTACGCCGGATGAAAAATTGTTAGGCAAACTTGTTAAAGCAAAA TATGATACGGATTTTTACATCTTGGATAATTATCCATTGGCAGTAAGACCGTTTTATACCATGCCAGATCCAAATAATCCA aaaGCATCAAATTCTTACGACATGTTCATGCGCGGTGAAGAAATTATGTCTGGTGCGCAACGTATTCATGATCCTGAACTTCTTACAGAACGTGCAAAGCATCATGAAATTG aCATAGAAAAGATAAGATCATATATTGATGCATTTAAATATGGTTGCCCTCCTCATGCTGGTGGCGGTATTGGATTGGAGCGTGTTGTTATGTTATATCTTGGCTTAGACAACATTAGAAAAGTCTCGATGTTCCCTCGTGATCCTAAACGTATTACGCcataa
- the LOC132913616 gene encoding prostatic acid phosphatase-like isoform X2, with the protein MIVFKLFLFLSVICLTLELPTPVENVETSNDEDNKDIESDTLRLVTVVMRHGDRAPQDTYPNDPHINNSMEPYGRRNQYNQGVFLRKQYNNFLGPVYNPNIFYLQSTAVDRTKMSAMLEAAALWKPTEKQSFKCDLAWQPVTLFYQPRSEDRLMLIWDTCPKYTKLRHTITNLSEVQRIQDENKQLYEELTNLTGMVISTPGDVSSLYGTLTAEKHMNLTLPKWTKDYYPDKLIPLTLYDFQLNVYNDDLKKLKGGPFLKKIVTDMLAKKNNILEPEERKMFMYVGHDSTIVTLMDLMHVWNNQIPHYNIMVMIELHEKNGEWNVQMFLKNSTEYKPYPLNVPGCTTVCPLEKFVQILKPMIPDNWDEECKVNEDYTPPPAPLP; encoded by the exons ATGATTGTTTTTAAACTCTTTCTTTTCCTGAGTGTTATCTGCTTAACTTTAg AATTGCCTACACCAGTTGAAAACGTTGAGACAAGTAATGATGAAGAtaataaagatattgaaaGTGATACCCTTCGACTAGTAACAgtg GTAATGAGGCACGGAGACAGAGCACCACAAGACACTTATCCAAATGATCctcatataaataattccatgGAGCCTTATG gaagaagaaatcaATACAATCAAGGTGTTTTCTTAAGGAAACagtacaataattttttaggtCCAGTTTATAACCCTAACATATTTTACTTGCAATCCACTGCTGTTGACCGTACAAAAATGTCTGCCATGTTAGAAGCAGCAGCTTTGTGGAAACCAACTGAGAAACAGTCTTTTAAATGTGATTTAGCTTGGCAACCTGTTACCTTATTTTACCAACCACGTTCAGAAGATAGG ttaatGTTAATATGGGATACATGTccaaaatatactaaattacgacatacaattacgaactTGTCAGAAGTTCAACGAATTCAAGAcgaaaataaacaactttaCGAAGAATTAACGAATTTAACGGGTATGGTGATTTCAACTCCTGGTGATGTGAGTTCACTTTACGGAACATTAACAGCAGAG AAACATATGAACTTGACTCTTCCTAAGTGGACTAAAGATTATTATCCTGATAAACTAATACCACTTACATTATACGATTTTCAACTTAATGTGTATAATGATGATCTTAAGAAACTTAAAGGAGGACCTTTTCTAAAAAAGATTGTTACCGATATGTTAgcgaaaaaaaataatattttggaacctgaagaaagaaaaatgtttatgtatGTTGGTCATGACAGTACTATTGTAACTTTAATGGATCTTATGCATGTATGGAACAATCAAATCccacattataatattatggtAATGATTGAGCTGCATGAAAAAAACGGTGAATGGAATGTTCAG ATGTTCTTAAAAAATAGCACTGAATATAAACCATATCCTCTGAATGTTCCTGGATGTACAACAGTATGTCCTCTTGAAAAGTTCGTACAGATTTTAAAACCAATGATTCCAGATAATTGGGATGAAGAGTGTAAAGTCAATGAAGACTATACTCCTCCACCTGCCCCGCTTCCTTGA
- the LOC132913617 gene encoding snRNA-activating protein complex subunit 1 isoform X3, protein MATNKSLFMNGFKEDCEQLITRFERADNIRFETFCDIWKAMKFSLVFVGRPSFLELLEFCEEALHICKQFILLPPRFKERIGGLYLLYGVYFKMPIDQFRIKIKLDDWKSILELHAEIKEAEHLDANYILCKLIASNAFHFCLFDSEYGMEKPYIVKNSQCFNPYSILPTLKDLSDKNQILSKINELSKAYEQKKEASKLINLSDASLKLFNSNIAQEIINDIQEFEEQRRDQQKNTIDFEKPSCSTLKGQSSNEHTKFQLRGPAKRKMRPLIDGIEPESESEEGEVLESDDSYSELPIDS, encoded by the exons ATGGCAACAAACAAATCATTGTTTATGAACGGCTTCAAAGAAGACTGCGAACAATTAATTACTCGGTTTGAACGTGCAGATAACATTAGATTTGAAACTTTTTGCGATATCTGGAAAGCAATGAAGTTTTCACTGGTCTTTGT GGGCCGTCCATCCTTTTTGGAGCTATTAGAATTTTGCGAAGAAgcattacatatatgtaaacaatttattcTTCTACCCCCTCGTTTTAAAGAACGTATTGGAggattatatcttttatatggaGTATACTTCAAAATGCCAATAGATcaatttagaattaaaattaaactagATGATTGGAAAAGTATTCTGGAACTTCatgcagaaataaaagaagcagAACATTTAGATGCTAATTATATATTGTGTAAACTAATTGCAAGTAATGCATTTCATTTCTGTCTTTTTGATTCAGAG TATGGTATGGAAAAACCATATATCGTAAAGAATTCACAGTGTTTTAATCCATATTCTATATTACCAACACTAAAAGATTTAAGTGACAAGAATCAAATATTGTCAAAAATTAATGAACTTAGTAAAGCTTATGAACAGAAAAAAGAAgcatcaaaattaataaatctatcAGATGctagtttaaaattattcaattcaaATATAGCACAGGAAATCATTAATGATATTCAAGAGTTTGAAGAACAGAGAAGGGATCaacagaaaaatacaattgatTTTGAAAAACCATCTTGTTCTACTTTAAAAGGACAATCTTCAAACGAgcatacaaaatttcaatt AAGAGGGCCTGCCAAACGCAAAATGCGACCATTAATTGATGGTATTGAACCTGAAAGTGAATCTGAAGAAGGTGAAGTATTAGAAAGTGATGATTCATATTCTGAGTTACCAATAGATTCATAA